The segment AACCATGCAGGAAGCATCAAACGGTTTTGACTCCAAGAGAAGATCCAAGGAATCGCACGTAAGCTTTCTACGCCGCCATTCGGGTTACGTTTGGCAGGACGAGAGCCCAGAGGTAATTTGCCTAGCTCAAGCTCAGGTGTTGCTTGACGGAAGTAAGGAACAAAATCAGGCTCACCGCGAACCACTTGACGATAGGCTTCACAAGAAACTTCTGAAAGTGCATCCATCAAGTCACGCCAATCTTGTTTTGGCTCTGGTGGTGGCAATAGGTTTGCTTCAAGAATTGCACTTGCGTACATGTTGAAGCTATTCACGGCAATTTCAGGTAAGCCAAGCTTAAAGCGAATCATCTCACCTTGCTCGGTTACACGCAGACCACCTTTAAGACTCTTCGGTGGCTGAGAAAGCAGTGCCGCGTGTGCAGGTGCACCACCACGACCGATTGTACCGCCACGACCATGGAATAGAGTCAGTTCAATACCTTCTTGGTCACACACTTTCACCAGTGAATCCATTGCACGGTATTGCGCCCAGCCAGCAGACATTACGCCCGCATCTTTCGCTGAATCTGAATAACCGATCATCACCATTTGATGGTTTTGGATAAAGCCTCGGTAAAGGTCGATACTCATCAGTTGCTTGATAACGTCTTCAGCGTTGTTCAAGTCATCCAACGTTTCGAATAGCGGACACACGTCCATACGGTAAGGACAGCCTGCTTCTTGAAGCAATAGGTGCACGGCAAGCACATCTGAAGCAGTGCGAGCCATAGAGATGACATAAGCACCGAACGCTGCGCGTGGTTGTGCAGCAATGATCTTACAAGTATCAAGAACTTCTTGAACTTGCTCAGAAGGCTGCCAATCACGAGGAAGAAGAGGGCGCTTAGAGCTTAATTCATTGGTTAAGAATGAAATCTTGTCTTGTTCGCTCCAGTGATTGTAATCACCGATGCCTAAGTAACGAGTTAGCTCAGACAGAACATCCGCGTGGCGAGTACTTTCCTGACGGATATCAAGACGAACCAAGTGGACGCCAAATGCTTTGATACGGCGTAAAGTGTCTAGCAGTGAACCGTCAGCGATAACGCCCATACCGCACTCATGCAGTGACTTATAACACGCGTAAAGTGGGTCCCAAAGCTGGCTGATGTCCTGCAGTGGTGCTTTCTTCGGAAGTTTTTCTCCGTGCACTTTAGCATCCAGAACTTCGAGAGTTTCTTGGAGCAGTGAGCGTAAGCCTTTTAGAATTGCACGATACGGTTCGTGCTCATTTTCACCCGCAAGTTGGCGTAACTCATCACTGCATTTGGTCATCGATAGCTCGCTAACCAGCTCGTTGATGTCGCCTAGATAAAGGTCAGCCGCTTTCCAGCGAGAAAGTAGCAATACTTCACGAGTGATGGTGTGAGTTACAAATGGGTTACCGTCTCGGTCACCACCCATCCAAGATGAGAAGTGAACTGGACGAGCGTCTAGAGGTAGACCTTCGCCCAAGTATTCTTTTGCACGTTCATTAAGATCACGTAGGAACTCAGGTACGGCTTGCCATAGAGAATTTTCTACAACAGCGAAGCCCCATTTGGCTTCGTCTAACGGTGTTGGGCGTTGTTGACGAATGACGTCTGAGTGCCAGCTTTGAGCAATTAATTGCTCTAGACGGCGTTCAGTTTTATGACGTTCTTTAGAAGAAAGCTCAGTTAACTCGAGTTTAGATAGACACTCATTTATTTTTACCAACTTGTTGATCATCGTACGACGAGTGATCTCTGTTGGGTGAGCGGTCAATACTAGTTCAATGTTGAGTTCGCGTAGTGCCTGTGCGGTATCGAGTTTACTAATAGAATTTTGGCTGAGTTTTGAAAACAGAGCATGGATTGAATCTGGTTCACACACATTCTCTTCACAATGACGTGAAATGGTGTGGTACTGCTCAGCGATATTGGTCAAATTCAAAAATTGGTTAAAAGCACGAGCCACTGGAGTCAACTGCTCGTTGGGAAGGCTTTTTATCTCTTCAATCAGTAGATTCCGATCCGCTTGATTACCTGCCATTGCAGATTTTGAAAGCTTACGAATGGTTTCCACTTTCTCTAAAATAACGTCGCCATCTGCATCTTGAATGGTTTTACCCAATAGATGCCCAAGCATGCTTACGTTACTTTTGAGTGCAGAGTATTGTTCGTTCATTGTCATCCTGCCTTGTAAAAAAATTACATCCTGTGTTCCTTGTTAGAAAGACAATTTATCTAAGTTTGCCCAGTATAGTCAAATGATGCTGGTGATATCTTTGCCAGTTTTTACCTGTTTGTGTGCAATGTAAGTTTGCTCAATTTGAGTGGTTTGTTGGAATTTTCTTACAAAACAACAAGACGTTAATCACATTGTTATTAATGTGTTACGCCTTGTTATTTGGTGGTTATAAGTTGTGAGCTAGAAGCAGTACTTGTACATCGCCTTAGAAAGGATGTTAATGGTTGGGTCGATAAACTCGAAGGCCAAAAATTCGTCTGGCTGGTGAGCTTGGTCGATAGAACCCGGTCCCATGACCAATGTCGGACATAACTCTTGTAGGAAAGGAGCTTCAGTACAATAGTTTACCGTTTGAGCTTCAACGCCGGTGATTTCGCTGATCCCTGCAATAAAAGGATGGTCATGTTCACATTCATAGCCAGGAATGGCATCGTGCAGCGGTTCGATCTCAATTCGTCCCGGCCATTTCTCTTGTACTTGTGTCAGTGCGCTTCGTAGCATGTTGTCCAAACCATCAAGGCTAATGCCGGGGAGAGGGCGAACATCATAGTGCAGTTCACAACAGCCACAGATACGGTTCGGACTATCGCCTCCGTGGATATGTCCTAAGTTTAAGGTTGGACTTGGGATATCAAAACCGGGGTGGTGATACTCTTTGACTAATTTGTCGCGTAGTTGCATCAGTGCATAAAGTACTTCATGCATAATCTCAATTGCATTCACGCCTAGTGCAGGGTTTGAAGAGTGACCCGATTTCCCCGTAACACGAATGGCATTTGCCACATGTCCTTTATGACCACGAACTGGCACTAAGCTGGTTGGCTCACCAATAATGCAGTAATCAGGTTTGAATGGCGTATTTTGCGTGAAATGACGCGCTCCGAGCATGGTTGTTTCTTCATCACACGTAGCCAATATATAAAGAGGCTTTTTTTGCTTGCTCCAGTCCACTTTCTTCACTGCTTCTAAAATAAAAGCAAAGAAGCCTTTCATATCCGCAGTGCCTAAACCGTAAAAGCGGTTATTTGCTTCGGTCAACGCATGCGGATTAAAGTTCCAGCGACCTTCGTCGAAAGGAACGGTATCACTGTGACCGGATAGTAATAAGCCACCTTCACCTTCGCCTTTTTTAGCAATCAGGTTCTGTTTTCCTGGCGCAACTTGAACCACGTCCACTTGAAAGCCTAAAGCGCTGCACCAGTCTGCCAATTTAGAAATGACTTGTTCGTTGCCTTCATCCCAACGACTATCGGTGGAGCTGATGGATGAGGTTGAAATAAGACCTTCATAAACCTCAAGGAAACTTGGCAATTGCATATATTATTTGCTCCTACTATTGACAGAATTACGTTGAAACTGTAAAACACATATTAAATCACTTTTAGTGAATAAAAAACCGATAAAAGTGCCAATTTTAAAGATTTATAGTCATTTTTAATTGTCGATTTTTTACTCGATTTAGGACGTTTTGAGATGTTAAAAACCACCATCATCGGCGCAAGCGGCTATACCGGAGCAGAACTGGCTCTTATGGTGCACAAACACCCTGAGCTCACGCTATCAGGTTTATACGTTTCAGCCAACAGCGCTGATGCAGGAAAGTCTATTGGTCAGTTACACGGCAAGCTAACAGGTTTGCTCGATTTACCAGTACAACCTTTAGTGGATGTTGAGAAAGTGGCACAAGAGAGTGACGTAGTCTTTCTCGCGACTGCACATGAAGTCAGTCATGATCTTGCTCCTGTTTTTCTGGCCAACAACTGCCAAGTTTTCGATCTTTCTGGCGCTTACCGTGTGGATGGTGAGAGTTTCTATACTCAATACTATGGCTTTGAACATCAGCATGCTGATTGGTTAAAAAAAGCGGCTTATGGCTTGGCTGAGTGGAACCTAGAAAACATCAAACAGAGTCAACTGATTGCTGTAGCTGGTTGTTACCCAACCGCGTCTCAACTAGCAATTAAGCCTCTGATTGAAAATGATTTATTAGATGTACAACAGTGGCCTGTGATCAATGCTACCAGTGGTGTTTCGGGTGCTGGTCGTAAAGCGACACTGACCAACAGTTTTTGTGAAGTGAGCTTGCAACCTTATGGCGTGTTTAACCATCGTCATCAACCAGAAATTGCTACTCACCTTGGTCGTGACGTGATATTTACACCGCATTTGGGCAATTTTAAACGCGGTATTTTAGCCACGATTACGATGAAGTTAGCTCAAGGTGTAACGGCAGCACAAGTGCAGCAAGCATTTACTCAAGCTTACCAAGGTAAAGCGGCTGTGCGTCTGCGCTTGGATTCATTGCCGCGCATCCAAGATGTTGAATTTACTCCGTTCTGCGATATCGGTTGGAAAGTGCAGGGCGAACATATCATTGTCGTTTCAGCAATCGACAATTTATTAAAAGGTGCATCGAGTCAAGCGATGCAATGTTTAAACATTCATTACGGTTTCGATGAGCTAACTGCTCTGGTGTAAGGGTTATATATGACGGATACAAAACTAGATCCATTGGTGATTAAGTTAGGCGGCGCAGCTCTGTCTTGTTCAGAGACGCTAAGTAAGCTTTTCAGCGCAATCGCACAGTATCAAGCCCAAGCTCAGCGACGAATTGTTATCGTTCACGGTGGCGGTTACCTTGTGGATGATCTCATGGCGAAGTTGCAGTTACCAACCGTTAAAAAAGACGGTCTACGTGTAACTCCTTACGACCAAATTGGTGTGATTGCTGGTGCGCTAGCGGGCACTGCGAATAAGATGCTACAAGGTCAGGCAATTAAAGATGGCTTAAACGCTGTGGGTTTATGTCTGGCTGATGGTGGTTTATGTGTTGTAGAAGAGCTGGATCCGGAACTGGGTGCTGTAGGTAAATCAACAGCGGGTGATGGCGCTGTGATTAAGCTTCTGCTTGAAGCTGGCGTAGTTCCTATTATCAGCTCGATTGGTCTGACAAAAGACGGTCAAATGATGAACGTAAATGCAGACCAAGCAGCAGTCTCTGTTGCCAGCGCACTGGATGCAGAGTTAGTTCTTTTATCTGACGTGAGTGGTGTGCTGGATGGTAAAGGTCATCTGATTGCAACCCTTGATGAGTCAAAAGCAAAAAGCTTAATTGAAGGTAAAGTGATTACCGACGGCATGATCGTAAAAGTAAATGCCGCATTGGATGCAGCGAAAGAGCTTGGTCGCCCGATTGAAGTCGCGACATGGCGTTATCCAGAAAAGCTTGCCAAGTTGTTCTCAGGTGAAAGTATCGGTACTCAATTTTTACCTCAGTAATCATTTAGAAATAGCTATTAAAGAACAACGAATTTAAATCGATTAGTTAACGTTGTTCTTTAAACAAAAGAATTTAAAGGAATCCTGAGCCCTGACCGCCAAGTGCAGAGCCAGAAATTTGGAGATATAAAATGAGCAAAGTTCAAGTCAAAAAAGTTGTCGTAGCCTACTCTGGCGGTCTAGATACATCTGTAATCATTCCATGGTTAAAAGAAAACTATGGCTGTGAAGTAGTGGCATTCGTTGCTGATGTTGGTCAAGGCGCAGAAGAATTAGTTGGTATCGAAGAAAAAGCTATCGCTTCTGGTGCATCAGAGTGTTACGTCGTTGACCTGAAAGAAGAGTTAGTAAAAGACTATATTTACCCAACGCTAAAAACAGGTGCATACTACGAAGGTAAATACCTACTAGGTACTTCTATGGCTCGTCCTGTGATTGCAAAAGCGCAAGTAGAAGTAGCACGTAAAGTAGGTGCAGACGCACTTGCTCACGGCTGTACTGGTAAAGGTAACGACCAAGTTCGTTTCGAAGGTGCATTTGCAGCACTAGCACCAGATCTACATGTTATTGCTCCTTGGCGTGAATGGGACCTTGTTAGCCGTGAAGAGTGTCTTGACTACCTAGCAGAGCGCAATATCCCATGTGCAGCATCACTGACTAAAATCTACTCTCGTGATGCAAACGCATGGCACATCTCAACAGAAGGTGGTGTGTTGGAAAGCACTTGGAATGCACCAAACGCAGATTGCTGGGCGTGGACTGTTGACCCAGAGCAAGCGCCAAATGAAGCGGAATACGTTACTCTGAAAGTGCAAAAAGGCGAAGTGGTAGCTGTAGATGGTAAAGAACTTTCTCCATACCAAGCGCTTATTGCTCTGAATGAGAAAGGCGTGAAACATGGTATTGGTCGTATCGATATCGTTGAAAACCGTCTGGTAGGTATGAAGTCTCGTGGTTGTTACGAAACTCCGGGAGGCACGATCATGATGGAAGCGCTACGTGCCGTTGAACAACTTGTACTGGATAAAGCTTCATTTGAATTCCGCGAAGAAATCGGTATCAAAGCTTCTCACCTAGTTTATGACGGTCGTTGGTTCACTCCACTACGTAAATCAGTGTTTGCTGCGGCAGATGCACTAGCAGAAGACGTTAACGGTGAAGTGGTGATCAAACTTTACAAAGGCCAAGCAACTGCAACACAAAAACGTTCTGAAAACAGCTTGTACTCAGAAGAGTTTGCAACCTTCGGTGCTGATGAAGTTTACGACCAAAGCCATGCAGGCGGCTTCATCCGTCTT is part of the Vibrio diazotrophicus genome and harbors:
- the argB gene encoding acetylglutamate kinase, which encodes MTDTKLDPLVIKLGGAALSCSETLSKLFSAIAQYQAQAQRRIVIVHGGGYLVDDLMAKLQLPTVKKDGLRVTPYDQIGVIAGALAGTANKMLQGQAIKDGLNAVGLCLADGGLCVVEELDPELGAVGKSTAGDGAVIKLLLEAGVVPIISSIGLTKDGQMMNVNADQAAVSVASALDAELVLLSDVSGVLDGKGHLIATLDESKAKSLIEGKVITDGMIVKVNAALDAAKELGRPIEVATWRYPEKLAKLFSGESIGTQFLPQ
- the argC gene encoding N-acetyl-gamma-glutamyl-phosphate reductase; the protein is MLKTTIIGASGYTGAELALMVHKHPELTLSGLYVSANSADAGKSIGQLHGKLTGLLDLPVQPLVDVEKVAQESDVVFLATAHEVSHDLAPVFLANNCQVFDLSGAYRVDGESFYTQYYGFEHQHADWLKKAAYGLAEWNLENIKQSQLIAVAGCYPTASQLAIKPLIENDLLDVQQWPVINATSGVSGAGRKATLTNSFCEVSLQPYGVFNHRHQPEIATHLGRDVIFTPHLGNFKRGILATITMKLAQGVTAAQVQQAFTQAYQGKAAVRLRLDSLPRIQDVEFTPFCDIGWKVQGEHIIVVSAIDNLLKGASSQAMQCLNIHYGFDELTALV
- a CDS encoding argininosuccinate synthase, which codes for MSKVQVKKVVVAYSGGLDTSVIIPWLKENYGCEVVAFVADVGQGAEELVGIEEKAIASGASECYVVDLKEELVKDYIYPTLKTGAYYEGKYLLGTSMARPVIAKAQVEVARKVGADALAHGCTGKGNDQVRFEGAFAALAPDLHVIAPWREWDLVSREECLDYLAERNIPCAASLTKIYSRDANAWHISTEGGVLESTWNAPNADCWAWTVDPEQAPNEAEYVTLKVQKGEVVAVDGKELSPYQALIALNEKGVKHGIGRIDIVENRLVGMKSRGCYETPGGTIMMEALRAVEQLVLDKASFEFREEIGIKASHLVYDGRWFTPLRKSVFAAADALAEDVNGEVVIKLYKGQATATQKRSENSLYSEEFATFGADEVYDQSHAGGFIRLYSLASRIKALNEAKK
- the argE gene encoding acetylornithine deacetylase, with the protein product MQLPSFLEVYEGLISTSSISSTDSRWDEGNEQVISKLADWCSALGFQVDVVQVAPGKQNLIAKKGEGEGGLLLSGHSDTVPFDEGRWNFNPHALTEANNRFYGLGTADMKGFFAFILEAVKKVDWSKQKKPLYILATCDEETTMLGARHFTQNTPFKPDYCIIGEPTSLVPVRGHKGHVANAIRVTGKSGHSSNPALGVNAIEIMHEVLYALMQLRDKLVKEYHHPGFDIPSPTLNLGHIHGGDSPNRICGCCELHYDVRPLPGISLDGLDNMLRSALTQVQEKWPGRIEIEPLHDAIPGYECEHDHPFIAGISEITGVEAQTVNYCTEAPFLQELCPTLVMGPGSIDQAHQPDEFLAFEFIDPTINILSKAMYKYCF
- the ppc gene encoding phosphoenolpyruvate carboxylase — translated: MNEQYSALKSNVSMLGHLLGKTIQDADGDVILEKVETIRKLSKSAMAGNQADRNLLIEEIKSLPNEQLTPVARAFNQFLNLTNIAEQYHTISRHCEENVCEPDSIHALFSKLSQNSISKLDTAQALRELNIELVLTAHPTEITRRTMINKLVKINECLSKLELTELSSKERHKTERRLEQLIAQSWHSDVIRQQRPTPLDEAKWGFAVVENSLWQAVPEFLRDLNERAKEYLGEGLPLDARPVHFSSWMGGDRDGNPFVTHTITREVLLLSRWKAADLYLGDINELVSELSMTKCSDELRQLAGENEHEPYRAILKGLRSLLQETLEVLDAKVHGEKLPKKAPLQDISQLWDPLYACYKSLHECGMGVIADGSLLDTLRRIKAFGVHLVRLDIRQESTRHADVLSELTRYLGIGDYNHWSEQDKISFLTNELSSKRPLLPRDWQPSEQVQEVLDTCKIIAAQPRAAFGAYVISMARTASDVLAVHLLLQEAGCPYRMDVCPLFETLDDLNNAEDVIKQLMSIDLYRGFIQNHQMVMIGYSDSAKDAGVMSAGWAQYRAMDSLVKVCDQEGIELTLFHGRGGTIGRGGAPAHAALLSQPPKSLKGGLRVTEQGEMIRFKLGLPEIAVNSFNMYASAILEANLLPPPEPKQDWRDLMDALSEVSCEAYRQVVRGEPDFVPYFRQATPELELGKLPLGSRPAKRNPNGGVESLRAIPWIFSWSQNRLMLPAWLGAGEAIQLSIDKGHQALLEEMCREWPFFSTRLGMLEMVYTKCSVDLARYYDERLVDEKLRPLGQRLRDQLQKDIKTVLNVENNENLMQSDPWGQESIRLRSIYVEPLNMLQAELLYRTRQTETPATELEEALMVTIAGIAAGMRNTG